The genomic window CCCGCGCCGACGATCTCCCGGACCCGGTCGCCCATCGTGCGGTGGTGTTCGACGTAGGTCGGTTCGCCCTCGCTGTCGACCTCCACATAGGGCGTGCGATCGAAGTACGGGATGGTGGCGGTGAGCCCGGCCGGGCCGGGGTCGTCGGGGAAGATCCAGCGCATCGGGTGGTTCACCGAGAACACCCAGCGGCCGCCCGGCCGCAGCACCCGCGCCACCTCGCGCATCACCTGCGCGGAATCGGCCACGAACGGGATCGCACCGAACGCCGAGCAGGCCAGGTCGAACGATTCGTCACCGAACGGCAGCGTCTCGGCACCCGCCTGGATCAGCGGCACCTGCGGCCCGCCGCGCTCCATCGCGGCCCGGCCGCGCGCCAGCATCCCGATCGACAGATCGAGCCCAACCGGGTGCGCGCCCTGTCCGGCCAGCCAGCGCGAGCACGGCGCCGAGCCACACCCGATCTCCAGGATCCGCTTGCCCGCGACGTCACCGAGGAATCGCATATCGCCCTCGTGCAGGCCCTCCGGGCACCAGATGAACTCACCGTCTGGGGAATCGACGCCCAGAAAATCGGCATGCGTCTCGTGATATTGACCCGCGTCGGCGTCCCACCAGCGGCGGCTGGCCTGCTGGCTCGCGGCCGAGTCGATCCGGGTTCGCGCGGTCCCCGCGGTTCCGAGCAGTGTGTTTGCCTCTGCATGGCGATCTTCCGACACGCCGTCAGCGTATCCCGGCGTGGCGGCCGGACCGGTTTGCCCGGCCGGACCAAGGTCGCGTACGCTGAACGCGCGAGTGCCTTCAGTACAGCCGTACCGGAGTCAACCACCCGTGCTGAGTTTCACGTGCGTTACGTGCGGTACGTTCCTAGTGTCCGTCTTCACACCACCGCGGTGAATTCGCCAGCGTACCGAAAGTTCCAATGTCCGCAACCGACCACAATCCGTCCGGAGCAAACCGACATATGCCCACCACCGTCACCTCGCCGCAGGTAGCCGTCAACGACATCGGCTCCGCCGAGGATTTCCTCGCCGCCATCGACGCCACGATCAAGTACTTCAACGACGGCGACATCGTCGAAGGAACCATCGTCAAGGTCGACCGCGACGAGGTCCTGCTCGACATCGGTTATAAGACCGAAGGCGTCATCCCTTCCCGCGAACTCTCCATCAAGCACGATGTCGACCCCAATGAGGTCGTTTCCGTGGGCGATGAGGTCGAGGCCCTCGTTCTCACCAAGGAGGACAAGGAAGGCCGCCTGATCCTGTCGAAGAAGCGGGCGCAGTACGAGCGCGCGTGGGGCACGATCGAGGAGCTCAAGGAGAAGGACGAGGCCGTCAAGGGCACCGTCATCGAGGTCGTCAAGGGCGGCCTGATCCTCGACATCGGTCTCCGCGGCTTCCTGCCCGCCTCGCTCGTCGAGATGCGCCGGGTTCGCGACCTCCAGCCGTACGTCGGCAAGGAGATCGAGGCCAAGATCATCGAGCTGGACAAGAACCGCAACAACGTGGTCCTGTCCCGCCGCGCCTGGCTCGAGCAGACCCAGTCCGAGGTCCGCAGCGAGTTCCTGCACCAGCTGCAGAAGGGCCAGGTCCGCAAGGGTGTGGTCTCCTCGATCGTCAACTTCGGTGCCTTCGTGGACTTGGGCGGCGTCGACGGCCTTGTGCACGTCTCCGAGCTGTCCTGGAAGCACATCGACCACCCGTCCGAGGTTGTCGAGGTCGGCACCGAGGTCACCGTCGAGGTGCTCGACGTCGACCTGGACCGCGAGCGGGTTTCGCTGTCGCTCAAGGCGACTCAGGAAGACCCGTGGCGTCAGTTCGCCCGGACCCACGCGATCGGCCAGATCGTGCCAGGAAAGGTCACCAAGCTGGTCCCGTTCGGTGCGTTCGTGCGCGTCGAAGAGGGCATCGAGGGCCTGGTGCACATCTCCGAGCTGGCCGAGCGCCACGTGGAGGTCCCGGACCAGGTTGTCGCGGTCGGCGACGACGCGATGGTCAAGGTCATCGACATCGACCTGGAGCGTCGCCGGATCTCGCTGAGCCTCAAGCAGGCCAACGAGGACTACCACGCCGAGTTCGACCCGTCGAAGTACGGCATGGCTGACAGCTACGACGACCAGGGCAACTACATCTTCCCCGAGGGCTTCGATCCCGACACCAACGAGTGGCTCGAGGGCTTCGACAAGCAGCGCGAAGAGTGGGAAGGCCGCTACGCCGAGGCGGAGCGTCGCCACAAGATGCACACCGCTCAGATGGAGAAGATGGCGGCCGACGCCGCGGCCGAGGCCGCGAACGGTGGCGGCGGCTCGAACTACTCCTCCGAGAGTGGCGCGCAGGCTGCTTCGTCCTCCTCCACCAGCTCGTCCGAGTCGGCCGGCGGTTCGCTGGCCAGCGACGCGCAGCTGGCGGCTCTGCGGGAGAAGCTCTCCGGCAACGCCTGATAGGTACACGTGACGAAGGCCCCGGTCCGGAATGGACCGGGGCCTTCGCCCATTTCGGACCCGGTTGCCGCACGGCGTGCACCGCTTCGCCCGCTCCGGAGACGGCTCCCGGTATCCTGAGCGATGATGTCCGATGCCGCGGTAGAGCTTCCGTCGACTTCCTGGGAGCGCAGGAAGATCGAGGCGATGAGCCGCATTCAGCGGGTCGCGCTGGATCTCTTCGACGCGCACGGATACCGGAATGTGACGATCGAGCGGGTCGCCGCCGAGGCGGGGGTATCGCCGAGCTCGGTCTACCGATACTTCGGGACCAAAGAGATGCTCGTCCTGCACGACGAGGCGGATCCGAAGGTCCTCGACGCCATCCGCACCGCAGGCGGGGCCGCCACCGTCGAACCCGTCGATCTGATCGCCGTCGCGCGGATGCTGGTCCCGCTGTTGATCGATTCACTGCTGACCGAGGAGTCGGAACGCCGGATCCGGCAACGACTGCAATACATGGCGGCCATCCCCGAGATCAAGGTCGGCCAGACCAAGCAGATGCGCGATCTAGAGGATCAGTTCCGGACGCTGTTCGCCGACCGA from Nocardia iowensis includes these protein-coding regions:
- the rpsA gene encoding 30S ribosomal protein S1, with amino-acid sequence MPTTVTSPQVAVNDIGSAEDFLAAIDATIKYFNDGDIVEGTIVKVDRDEVLLDIGYKTEGVIPSRELSIKHDVDPNEVVSVGDEVEALVLTKEDKEGRLILSKKRAQYERAWGTIEELKEKDEAVKGTVIEVVKGGLILDIGLRGFLPASLVEMRRVRDLQPYVGKEIEAKIIELDKNRNNVVLSRRAWLEQTQSEVRSEFLHQLQKGQVRKGVVSSIVNFGAFVDLGGVDGLVHVSELSWKHIDHPSEVVEVGTEVTVEVLDVDLDRERVSLSLKATQEDPWRQFARTHAIGQIVPGKVTKLVPFGAFVRVEEGIEGLVHISELAERHVEVPDQVVAVGDDAMVKVIDIDLERRRISLSLKQANEDYHAEFDPSKYGMADSYDDQGNYIFPEGFDPDTNEWLEGFDKQREEWEGRYAEAERRHKMHTAQMEKMAADAAAEAANGGGGSNYSSESGAQAASSSSTSSSESAGGSLASDAQLAALREKLSGNA
- a CDS encoding TetR/AcrR family transcriptional regulator produces the protein MMSDAAVELPSTSWERRKIEAMSRIQRVALDLFDAHGYRNVTIERVAAEAGVSPSSVYRYFGTKEMLVLHDEADPKVLDAIRTAGGAATVEPVDLIAVARMLVPLLIDSLLTEESERRIRQRLQYMAAIPEIKVGQTKQMRDLEDQFRTLFADRTGFGPNDLRVRMAAATAVWGCVAALDHWAGKDFAGPLKDVYTQAIGSIIDQIEVMFR
- a CDS encoding class I SAM-dependent methyltransferase — encoded protein: MSEDRHAEANTLLGTAGTARTRIDSAASQQASRRWWDADAGQYHETHADFLGVDSPDGEFIWCPEGLHEGDMRFLGDVAGKRILEIGCGSAPCSRWLAGQGAHPVGLDLSIGMLARGRAAMERGGPQVPLIQAGAETLPFGDESFDLACSAFGAIPFVADSAQVMREVARVLRPGGRWVFSVNHPMRWIFPDDPGPAGLTATIPYFDRTPYVEVDSEGEPTYVEHHRTMGDRVREIVGAGLLLVDIVEPDWPEWLEREWGQWSPLRGEIFPGTAIFVTEKPR